One Capra hircus breed San Clemente chromosome 29, ASM170441v1, whole genome shotgun sequence genomic region harbors:
- the SF1 gene encoding splicing factor 1 isoform X4 — protein MATGANATPLDFPSKKRKRSRWNQDTMEQKTVIPGMPTVIPPGLTREQERAYIVQLQIEDLTRKLRTGDLGIPPNPEDRSPSPEPIYNSEGKRLNTREFRTRKKLEEERHNLITEMVALNPDFKPPADYKPPATRVSDKVMIPQDEYPEINFVGLLIGPRGNTLKNIEKECNAKIMIRGKGSVKEGKVGRKDGQMLPGEDEPLHALVTANTMENVKKAVEQIRNILKQGIETPEDQNDLRKMQLRELARLNGTLREDDNRILRPWQSSETRSITNTTVCTKCGGAGHIASDCKFQRPGDPQSAQDKARMDKEYLSLMAELGEAPVPASVGSTSGPATTPLASAPRPAAPANNPPPPSRPPWMNSGPSESRPYHGMHGGGPGGPGGGPHSFPHPLPSLTGGHGGHPMQHNPNGPPPPWMQPPPPPMNQGPHPPGHHGPPPMDQYLGSTPVGSGVYRLHQGKGMMPPPPMGMMPPPPPPPSGQPPPPPSGPLPPWQQQQQQPPPPPPPSSSMASSTPLPWQQNTTTTTTSAGTGSIPPWQQQQAAAAASPGAPQMQGNPTMVPLPPGVQPPLPPGAPPPPPPPPPGSAGMMIPPRGGDGPSHESEDFPRPLVTLPGRQPQQRPWWTGWFGKAA, from the exons ATGGCGACCGGAGCGAACGCTACGCCGCTGG ACTTCCCCAGTAAGAAGCGGAAGAGGAGCCGCTGGAATCAAGACACAATGGAACAGAAGACGGTGATTCCAGGAATGCCTACAGTCATCCCCCCTGGACTTACTCGGGAACAAGAAAGAGCTTATATAG TGCAACTGCAGATAGAAGACCTGACTCGTAAACTGCGCACAGGAGACCTGGGCATCCCCCCTAACCCTGAGGACAG GTCCCCTTCCCCTGAGCCCATCTACAATAGTGAGGGGAAGAGGCTTAACACTCGCGAGTTCCGCACCCGCAAGAAACTTGAGGAGGAACGGCATAATCTCATCACGGAAATGGTTGCCCTCAACCCTGATTTCAAGCCTCCTGCGGATTACAA acCTCCAGCAACACGTGTGAGCGATAAAGTCATGATCCCACAAGATGAGTATCCAGAAATCAATTTTGTGGGGCTGCTGATTGGGCCAAG AGGGAACACCTTGAAGAACATAGAGAAGGAGTGTAATGCCAAGATCATGATCCGGGGGAAGGGTTCTGTGAAAGAAGGAAAAGTTGGGCGCAAAGATGGCCAGATGCTGCCGGGAGAAGATGAGCCACTTCACGCCCTGGTCACTGCCAATACCATggagaatgtgaagaaagcaGTAGAACAG ATAAGAAACATTCTGAAGCAGGGTATCGAGACTCCTGAGGACCAGAATGACCTACGGAAGATGCAACTTCGAGAGTTGGCTCGCTTGAATGGGACCCTTCGGGAAGATGATAACAG GATCTTAAGACCCTGGCAGAGCTCTGAGACCCGCAGCATTACCAATACCACAGTGTGCACCAAGTGTGGAGGGGCTGGCCACATTGCTTCCGATTGCAAGTTCCAAAG GCCTGGTGACCCCCAGTCAGCTCAGGATAAAGCGCGGATGGATAAAGAATACTTGTCCCTCATGGCTGAACTGGGGGAGGCACCTGTGCCCGCATCTGTGGGCTCCACCTCTGGGCCTGCCACCACACCACTGGCCAGTGCACCTCGGCCTGCTGCTCCCGCCAACAACCCACCTCCGCCG AGCCGCCCACCCTGGATGAATTCCGGCCCGTCAGAGAGTCGGCCCTACCATGGCATGCATGGAGGTGGCCCTGGTGGGCCCGGAGGTGGTCCCCACAGCTTCCCACACCCGCTGCCCAGCCTCACAGGTGGGCATGGTGGACATCCCATGCAGCACAACCCTAATGGACCCCCGCCCCCCTGGATGCAGCCCCCACCACCACCGATGAACCAGGGCCCCCACCCACCTGGGCACCATGGCCCTCCTCCAATGG ATCAGTACCTGGGAAGTACGCCTGTGGGCTCTGGGGTCTATCGCCTGCATCAAGGAAAAG GTATGATGCCGCCGCCACCTATGGGCATgatgccgccgccgccgccgcctcccagTGGGCAGCCTCCGCCCCCTCCCTCTGGTCCTCTTCCcccgtggcagcagcagcagcagcagcctccgcCACCCCCTCCGCCCAGCAGCAGTATGGCTTCCAGTACCCCCTTGCCATGGCAGCAAA ATACGACGACTACCACCACGAGCGCTGGCACAGGGTCCATCCCGCCATGGCAACAGCAGCAGGCGGCTGCCGCAGCTTCTCCAGGAGCCCCTCAGATGCAAGGCAACCCCACTATGgtgcccctgcccccaggggTCCAGCCGCCTCTGCCGCCCGGGGCCCCTCCCCCTCCGCCGCCTCCGCCGCCTGGTTCCGCCGGCATGAT GATCCCTCCCCGCGGCGGCGATGGCCCGAGCCATGAGAGTGAGGACTTTCCGCGCCCATTGGTGACCCTTCCAGGCAGACAGCCTCAGCAGCGCCCCTGGTGGACAGGATGGTTCGGCAAAGCAGCCTGA
- the SF1 gene encoding splicing factor 1 isoform X3 yields MATGANATPLDFPSKKRKRSRWNQDTMEQKTVIPGMPTVIPPGLTREQERAYIVQLQIEDLTRKLRTGDLGIPPNPEDRSPSPEPIYNSEGKRLNTREFRTRKKLEEERHNLITEMVALNPDFKPPADYKPPATRVSDKVMIPQDEYPEINFVGLLIGPRGNTLKNIEKECNAKIMIRGKGSVKEGKVGRKDGQMLPGEDEPLHALVTANTMENVKKAVEQIRNILKQGIETPEDQNDLRKMQLRELARLNGTLREDDNRILRPWQSSETRSITNTTVCTKCGGAGHIASDCKFQRPGDPQSAQDKARMDKEYLSLMAELGEAPVPASVGSTSGPATTPLASAPRPAAPANNPPPPSLMSTTQSRPPWMNSGPSESRPYHGMHGGGPGGPGGGPHSFPHPLPSLTGGHGGHPMQHNPNGPPPPWMQPPPPPMNQGPHPPGHHGPPPMDQYLGSTPVGSGVYRLHQGKGMMPPPPMGMMPPPPPPPSGQPPPPPSGPLPPWQQQQQQPPPPPPPSSSMASSTPLPWQQNTTTTTTSAGTGSIPPWQQQQAAAAASPGAPQMQGNPTMVPLPPGVQPPLPPGAPPPPPPPPPGSAGMMIPPRGGDGPSHESEDFPRPLVTLPGRQPQQRPWWTGWFGKAA; encoded by the exons ATGGCGACCGGAGCGAACGCTACGCCGCTGG ACTTCCCCAGTAAGAAGCGGAAGAGGAGCCGCTGGAATCAAGACACAATGGAACAGAAGACGGTGATTCCAGGAATGCCTACAGTCATCCCCCCTGGACTTACTCGGGAACAAGAAAGAGCTTATATAG TGCAACTGCAGATAGAAGACCTGACTCGTAAACTGCGCACAGGAGACCTGGGCATCCCCCCTAACCCTGAGGACAG GTCCCCTTCCCCTGAGCCCATCTACAATAGTGAGGGGAAGAGGCTTAACACTCGCGAGTTCCGCACCCGCAAGAAACTTGAGGAGGAACGGCATAATCTCATCACGGAAATGGTTGCCCTCAACCCTGATTTCAAGCCTCCTGCGGATTACAA acCTCCAGCAACACGTGTGAGCGATAAAGTCATGATCCCACAAGATGAGTATCCAGAAATCAATTTTGTGGGGCTGCTGATTGGGCCAAG AGGGAACACCTTGAAGAACATAGAGAAGGAGTGTAATGCCAAGATCATGATCCGGGGGAAGGGTTCTGTGAAAGAAGGAAAAGTTGGGCGCAAAGATGGCCAGATGCTGCCGGGAGAAGATGAGCCACTTCACGCCCTGGTCACTGCCAATACCATggagaatgtgaagaaagcaGTAGAACAG ATAAGAAACATTCTGAAGCAGGGTATCGAGACTCCTGAGGACCAGAATGACCTACGGAAGATGCAACTTCGAGAGTTGGCTCGCTTGAATGGGACCCTTCGGGAAGATGATAACAG GATCTTAAGACCCTGGCAGAGCTCTGAGACCCGCAGCATTACCAATACCACAGTGTGCACCAAGTGTGGAGGGGCTGGCCACATTGCTTCCGATTGCAAGTTCCAAAG GCCTGGTGACCCCCAGTCAGCTCAGGATAAAGCGCGGATGGATAAAGAATACTTGTCCCTCATGGCTGAACTGGGGGAGGCACCTGTGCCCGCATCTGTGGGCTCCACCTCTGGGCCTGCCACCACACCACTGGCCAGTGCACCTCGGCCTGCTGCTCCCGCCAACAACCCACCTCCGCCG TCTCTCATGTCCACTACCCAGAGCCGCCCACCCTGGATGAATTCCGGCCCGTCAGAGAGTCGGCCCTACCATGGCATGCATGGAGGTGGCCCTGGTGGGCCCGGAGGTGGTCCCCACAGCTTCCCACACCCGCTGCCCAGCCTCACAGGTGGGCATGGTGGACATCCCATGCAGCACAACCCTAATGGACCCCCGCCCCCCTGGATGCAGCCCCCACCACCACCGATGAACCAGGGCCCCCACCCACCTGGGCACCATGGCCCTCCTCCAATGG ATCAGTACCTGGGAAGTACGCCTGTGGGCTCTGGGGTCTATCGCCTGCATCAAGGAAAAG GTATGATGCCGCCGCCACCTATGGGCATgatgccgccgccgccgccgcctcccagTGGGCAGCCTCCGCCCCCTCCCTCTGGTCCTCTTCCcccgtggcagcagcagcagcagcagcctccgcCACCCCCTCCGCCCAGCAGCAGTATGGCTTCCAGTACCCCCTTGCCATGGCAGCAAA ATACGACGACTACCACCACGAGCGCTGGCACAGGGTCCATCCCGCCATGGCAACAGCAGCAGGCGGCTGCCGCAGCTTCTCCAGGAGCCCCTCAGATGCAAGGCAACCCCACTATGgtgcccctgcccccaggggTCCAGCCGCCTCTGCCGCCCGGGGCCCCTCCCCCTCCGCCGCCTCCGCCGCCTGGTTCCGCCGGCATGAT GATCCCTCCCCGCGGCGGCGATGGCCCGAGCCATGAGAGTGAGGACTTTCCGCGCCCATTGGTGACCCTTCCAGGCAGACAGCCTCAGCAGCGCCCCTGGTGGACAGGATGGTTCGGCAAAGCAGCCTGA
- the SF1 gene encoding splicing factor 1 isoform X7, translated as MATGANATPLDFPSKKRKRSRWNQDTMEQKTVIPGMPTVIPPGLTREQERAYIVQLQIEDLTRKLRTGDLGIPPNPEDRSPSPEPIYNSEGKRLNTREFRTRKKLEEERHNLITEMVALNPDFKPPADYKPPATRVSDKVMIPQDEYPEINFVGLLIGPRGNTLKNIEKECNAKIMIRGKGSVKEGKVGRKDGQMLPGEDEPLHALVTANTMENVKKAVEQIRNILKQGIETPEDQNDLRKMQLRELARLNGTLREDDNRILRPWQSSETRSITNTTVCTKCGGAGHIASDCKFQRPGDPQSAQDKARMDKEYLSLMAELGEAPVPASVGSTSGPATTPLASAPRPAAPANNPPPPSLMSTTQSRPPWMNSGPSESRPYHGMHGGGPGGPGGGPHSFPHPLPSLTGGHGGHPMQHNPNGPPPPWMQPPPPPMNQGPHPPGHHGPPPMGKSVPGKYACGLWGLSPASRKRYDAAATYGHDAAAAAASQWAASAPSLWSSSPVAAAAAAASATPSAQQQYGFQYPLAMAAKIPPRGGDGPSHESEDFPRPLVTLPGRQPQQRPWWTGWFGKAA; from the exons ATGGCGACCGGAGCGAACGCTACGCCGCTGG ACTTCCCCAGTAAGAAGCGGAAGAGGAGCCGCTGGAATCAAGACACAATGGAACAGAAGACGGTGATTCCAGGAATGCCTACAGTCATCCCCCCTGGACTTACTCGGGAACAAGAAAGAGCTTATATAG TGCAACTGCAGATAGAAGACCTGACTCGTAAACTGCGCACAGGAGACCTGGGCATCCCCCCTAACCCTGAGGACAG GTCCCCTTCCCCTGAGCCCATCTACAATAGTGAGGGGAAGAGGCTTAACACTCGCGAGTTCCGCACCCGCAAGAAACTTGAGGAGGAACGGCATAATCTCATCACGGAAATGGTTGCCCTCAACCCTGATTTCAAGCCTCCTGCGGATTACAA acCTCCAGCAACACGTGTGAGCGATAAAGTCATGATCCCACAAGATGAGTATCCAGAAATCAATTTTGTGGGGCTGCTGATTGGGCCAAG AGGGAACACCTTGAAGAACATAGAGAAGGAGTGTAATGCCAAGATCATGATCCGGGGGAAGGGTTCTGTGAAAGAAGGAAAAGTTGGGCGCAAAGATGGCCAGATGCTGCCGGGAGAAGATGAGCCACTTCACGCCCTGGTCACTGCCAATACCATggagaatgtgaagaaagcaGTAGAACAG ATAAGAAACATTCTGAAGCAGGGTATCGAGACTCCTGAGGACCAGAATGACCTACGGAAGATGCAACTTCGAGAGTTGGCTCGCTTGAATGGGACCCTTCGGGAAGATGATAACAG GATCTTAAGACCCTGGCAGAGCTCTGAGACCCGCAGCATTACCAATACCACAGTGTGCACCAAGTGTGGAGGGGCTGGCCACATTGCTTCCGATTGCAAGTTCCAAAG GCCTGGTGACCCCCAGTCAGCTCAGGATAAAGCGCGGATGGATAAAGAATACTTGTCCCTCATGGCTGAACTGGGGGAGGCACCTGTGCCCGCATCTGTGGGCTCCACCTCTGGGCCTGCCACCACACCACTGGCCAGTGCACCTCGGCCTGCTGCTCCCGCCAACAACCCACCTCCGCCG TCTCTCATGTCCACTACCCAGAGCCGCCCACCCTGGATGAATTCCGGCCCGTCAGAGAGTCGGCCCTACCATGGCATGCATGGAGGTGGCCCTGGTGGGCCCGGAGGTGGTCCCCACAGCTTCCCACACCCGCTGCCCAGCCTCACAGGTGGGCATGGTGGACATCCCATGCAGCACAACCCTAATGGACCCCCGCCCCCCTGGATGCAGCCCCCACCACCACCGATGAACCAGGGCCCCCACCCACCTGGGCACCATGGCCCTCCTCCAATGGGTAA ATCAGTACCTGGGAAGTACGCCTGTGGGCTCTGGGGTCTATCGCCTGCATCAAGGAAAAG GTATGATGCCGCCGCCACCTATGGGCATgatgccgccgccgccgccgcctcccagTGGGCAGCCTCCGCCCCCTCCCTCTGGTCCTCTTCCcccgtggcagcagcagcagcagcagcctccgcCACCCCCTCCGCCCAGCAGCAGTATGGCTTCCAGTACCCCCTTGCCATGGCAGCAAA GATCCCTCCCCGCGGCGGCGATGGCCCGAGCCATGAGAGTGAGGACTTTCCGCGCCCATTGGTGACCCTTCCAGGCAGACAGCCTCAGCAGCGCCCCTGGTGGACAGGATGGTTCGGCAAAGCAGCCTGA
- the SF1 gene encoding splicing factor 1 isoform X1, whose translation MATGANATPLGKLGPPGLPPLPGPKGGFEPGPPTAPGPGAGLLVSGPLPPPPVGSVGALTAAFPFAALPPPPPPPPPPPPPQQPPPPPPPSSGSSYSPPQPPPPPPLYQRVSPPQPPPPQPPRQDQQPGPTGGGGDFPSKKRKRSRWNQDTMEQKTVIPGMPTVIPPGLTREQERAYIVQLQIEDLTRKLRTGDLGIPPNPEDRSPSPEPIYNSEGKRLNTREFRTRKKLEEERHNLITEMVALNPDFKPPADYKPPATRVSDKVMIPQDEYPEINFVGLLIGPRGNTLKNIEKECNAKIMIRGKGSVKEGKVGRKDGQMLPGEDEPLHALVTANTMENVKKAVEQIRNILKQGIETPEDQNDLRKMQLRELARLNGTLREDDNRILRPWQSSETRSITNTTVCTKCGGAGHIASDCKFQRPGDPQSAQDKARMDKEYLSLMAELGEAPVPASVGSTSGPATTPLASAPRPAAPANNPPPPSLMSTTQSRPPWMNSGPSESRPYHGMHGGGPGGPGGGPHSFPHPLPSLTGGHGGHPMQHNPNGPPPPWMQPPPPPMNQGPHPPGHHGPPPMDQYLGSTPVGSGVYRLHQGKGMMPPPPMGMMPPPPPPPSGQPPPPPSGPLPPWQQQQQQPPPPPPPSSSMASSTPLPWQQRSLPAAAMARAMRVRTFRAHW comes from the exons ATGGCGACCGGAGCGAACGCTACGCCGCTGGGTAAGCTGGGccccccaggcctccctcccctccctggccccAAAGGGGGCTTCGAGCCGGGACCACCGACTGCCCCCGGGCCTGGGGCGGGGCTGCTGGTGTCCGGGCCGCTGCCGCCCCCGCCCGTGGGCTCGGTGGGGGCCCTGACCGCGGCCTTCCCCTTTGCGGCgctaccgccgccgccgccgccgccgccgccccccccgcctccccagcagccgccgccgccaccgcccccCTCCTCGGGCTCCTCGTACTCGCCGCCGCAACCGCCCCCTCCGCCGCCGCTCTACCAGCGCGTGTCGCCACCACAGCCACCGCCACCCCAGCCGCCGCGTCAGGACCAGCAGCCGGGCCCGACCGGCGGCGGAGGAG ACTTCCCCAGTAAGAAGCGGAAGAGGAGCCGCTGGAATCAAGACACAATGGAACAGAAGACGGTGATTCCAGGAATGCCTACAGTCATCCCCCCTGGACTTACTCGGGAACAAGAAAGAGCTTATATAG TGCAACTGCAGATAGAAGACCTGACTCGTAAACTGCGCACAGGAGACCTGGGCATCCCCCCTAACCCTGAGGACAG GTCCCCTTCCCCTGAGCCCATCTACAATAGTGAGGGGAAGAGGCTTAACACTCGCGAGTTCCGCACCCGCAAGAAACTTGAGGAGGAACGGCATAATCTCATCACGGAAATGGTTGCCCTCAACCCTGATTTCAAGCCTCCTGCGGATTACAA acCTCCAGCAACACGTGTGAGCGATAAAGTCATGATCCCACAAGATGAGTATCCAGAAATCAATTTTGTGGGGCTGCTGATTGGGCCAAG AGGGAACACCTTGAAGAACATAGAGAAGGAGTGTAATGCCAAGATCATGATCCGGGGGAAGGGTTCTGTGAAAGAAGGAAAAGTTGGGCGCAAAGATGGCCAGATGCTGCCGGGAGAAGATGAGCCACTTCACGCCCTGGTCACTGCCAATACCATggagaatgtgaagaaagcaGTAGAACAG ATAAGAAACATTCTGAAGCAGGGTATCGAGACTCCTGAGGACCAGAATGACCTACGGAAGATGCAACTTCGAGAGTTGGCTCGCTTGAATGGGACCCTTCGGGAAGATGATAACAG GATCTTAAGACCCTGGCAGAGCTCTGAGACCCGCAGCATTACCAATACCACAGTGTGCACCAAGTGTGGAGGGGCTGGCCACATTGCTTCCGATTGCAAGTTCCAAAG GCCTGGTGACCCCCAGTCAGCTCAGGATAAAGCGCGGATGGATAAAGAATACTTGTCCCTCATGGCTGAACTGGGGGAGGCACCTGTGCCCGCATCTGTGGGCTCCACCTCTGGGCCTGCCACCACACCACTGGCCAGTGCACCTCGGCCTGCTGCTCCCGCCAACAACCCACCTCCGCCG TCTCTCATGTCCACTACCCAGAGCCGCCCACCCTGGATGAATTCCGGCCCGTCAGAGAGTCGGCCCTACCATGGCATGCATGGAGGTGGCCCTGGTGGGCCCGGAGGTGGTCCCCACAGCTTCCCACACCCGCTGCCCAGCCTCACAGGTGGGCATGGTGGACATCCCATGCAGCACAACCCTAATGGACCCCCGCCCCCCTGGATGCAGCCCCCACCACCACCGATGAACCAGGGCCCCCACCCACCTGGGCACCATGGCCCTCCTCCAATGG ATCAGTACCTGGGAAGTACGCCTGTGGGCTCTGGGGTCTATCGCCTGCATCAAGGAAAAG GTATGATGCCGCCGCCACCTATGGGCATgatgccgccgccgccgccgcctcccagTGGGCAGCCTCCGCCCCCTCCCTCTGGTCCTCTTCCcccgtggcagcagcagcagcagcagcctccgcCACCCCCTCCGCCCAGCAGCAGTATGGCTTCCAGTACCCCCTTGCCATGGCAGCAAA GATCCCTCCCCGCGGCGGCGATGGCCCGAGCCATGAGAGTGAGGACTTTCCGCGCCCATTGGTGA
- the SF1 gene encoding splicing factor 1 isoform X8, producing MATGANATPLDFPSKKRKRSRWNQDTMEQKTVIPGMPTVIPPGLTREQERAYIVQLQIEDLTRKLRTGDLGIPPNPEDRSPSPEPIYNSEGKRLNTREFRTRKKLEEERHNLITEMVALNPDFKPPADYKPPATRVSDKVMIPQDEYPEINFVGLLIGPRGNTLKNIEKECNAKIMIRGKGSVKEGKVGRKDGQMLPGEDEPLHALVTANTMENVKKAVEQIRNILKQGIETPEDQNDLRKMQLRELARLNGTLREDDNRILRPWQSSETRSITNTTVCTKCGGAGHIASDCKFQRPGDPQSAQDKARMDKEYLSLMAELGEAPVPASVGSTSGPATTPLASAPRPAAPANNPPPPSLMSTTQSRPPWMNSGPSESRPYHGMHGGGPGGPGGGPHSFPHPLPSLTGGHGGHPMQHNPNGPPPPWMQPPPPPMNQGPHPPGHHGPPPMDQYLGSTPVGSGVYRLHQGKGMMPPPPMGMMPPPPPPPSGQPPPPPSGPLPPWQQQQQQPPPPPPPSSSMASSTPLPWQQRSLPAAAMARAMRVRTFRAHW from the exons ATGGCGACCGGAGCGAACGCTACGCCGCTGG ACTTCCCCAGTAAGAAGCGGAAGAGGAGCCGCTGGAATCAAGACACAATGGAACAGAAGACGGTGATTCCAGGAATGCCTACAGTCATCCCCCCTGGACTTACTCGGGAACAAGAAAGAGCTTATATAG TGCAACTGCAGATAGAAGACCTGACTCGTAAACTGCGCACAGGAGACCTGGGCATCCCCCCTAACCCTGAGGACAG GTCCCCTTCCCCTGAGCCCATCTACAATAGTGAGGGGAAGAGGCTTAACACTCGCGAGTTCCGCACCCGCAAGAAACTTGAGGAGGAACGGCATAATCTCATCACGGAAATGGTTGCCCTCAACCCTGATTTCAAGCCTCCTGCGGATTACAA acCTCCAGCAACACGTGTGAGCGATAAAGTCATGATCCCACAAGATGAGTATCCAGAAATCAATTTTGTGGGGCTGCTGATTGGGCCAAG AGGGAACACCTTGAAGAACATAGAGAAGGAGTGTAATGCCAAGATCATGATCCGGGGGAAGGGTTCTGTGAAAGAAGGAAAAGTTGGGCGCAAAGATGGCCAGATGCTGCCGGGAGAAGATGAGCCACTTCACGCCCTGGTCACTGCCAATACCATggagaatgtgaagaaagcaGTAGAACAG ATAAGAAACATTCTGAAGCAGGGTATCGAGACTCCTGAGGACCAGAATGACCTACGGAAGATGCAACTTCGAGAGTTGGCTCGCTTGAATGGGACCCTTCGGGAAGATGATAACAG GATCTTAAGACCCTGGCAGAGCTCTGAGACCCGCAGCATTACCAATACCACAGTGTGCACCAAGTGTGGAGGGGCTGGCCACATTGCTTCCGATTGCAAGTTCCAAAG GCCTGGTGACCCCCAGTCAGCTCAGGATAAAGCGCGGATGGATAAAGAATACTTGTCCCTCATGGCTGAACTGGGGGAGGCACCTGTGCCCGCATCTGTGGGCTCCACCTCTGGGCCTGCCACCACACCACTGGCCAGTGCACCTCGGCCTGCTGCTCCCGCCAACAACCCACCTCCGCCG TCTCTCATGTCCACTACCCAGAGCCGCCCACCCTGGATGAATTCCGGCCCGTCAGAGAGTCGGCCCTACCATGGCATGCATGGAGGTGGCCCTGGTGGGCCCGGAGGTGGTCCCCACAGCTTCCCACACCCGCTGCCCAGCCTCACAGGTGGGCATGGTGGACATCCCATGCAGCACAACCCTAATGGACCCCCGCCCCCCTGGATGCAGCCCCCACCACCACCGATGAACCAGGGCCCCCACCCACCTGGGCACCATGGCCCTCCTCCAATGG ATCAGTACCTGGGAAGTACGCCTGTGGGCTCTGGGGTCTATCGCCTGCATCAAGGAAAAG GTATGATGCCGCCGCCACCTATGGGCATgatgccgccgccgccgccgcctcccagTGGGCAGCCTCCGCCCCCTCCCTCTGGTCCTCTTCCcccgtggcagcagcagcagcagcagcctccgcCACCCCCTCCGCCCAGCAGCAGTATGGCTTCCAGTACCCCCTTGCCATGGCAGCAAA GATCCCTCCCCGCGGCGGCGATGGCCCGAGCCATGAGAGTGAGGACTTTCCGCGCCCATTGGTGA
- the SF1 gene encoding splicing factor 1 isoform X5 codes for MATGANATPLDFPSKKRKRSRWNQDTMEQKTVIPGMPTVIPPGLTREQERAYIVQLQIEDLTRKLRTGDLGIPPNPEDRSPSPEPIYNSEGKRLNTREFRTRKKLEEERHNLITEMVALNPDFKPPADYKPPATRVSDKVMIPQDEYPEINFVGLLIGPRGNTLKNIEKECNAKIMIRGKGSVKEGKVGRKDGQMLPGEDEPLHALVTANTMENVKKAVEQIRNILKQGIETPEDQNDLRKMQLRELARLNGTLREDDNRILRPWQSSETRSITNTTVCTKCGGAGHIASDCKFQRPGDPQSAQDKARMDKEYLSLMAELGEAPVPASVGSTSGPATTPLASAPRPAAPANNPPPPSLMSTTQSRPPWMNSGPSESRPYHGMHGGGPGGPGGGPHSFPHPLPSLTGGHGGHPMQHNPNGPPPPWMQPPPPPMNQGPHPPGHHGPPPMGKSVPGKYACGLWGLSPASRKRYDAAATYGHDAAAAAASQWAASAPSLWSSSPVAAAAAAASATPSAQQQYGFQYPLAMAAKYDDYHHERWHRVHPAMATAAGGCRSFSRSPSDARQPHYGAPAPRGPAASAARGPSPSAASAAWFRRHDDPSPRRRWPEP; via the exons ATGGCGACCGGAGCGAACGCTACGCCGCTGG ACTTCCCCAGTAAGAAGCGGAAGAGGAGCCGCTGGAATCAAGACACAATGGAACAGAAGACGGTGATTCCAGGAATGCCTACAGTCATCCCCCCTGGACTTACTCGGGAACAAGAAAGAGCTTATATAG TGCAACTGCAGATAGAAGACCTGACTCGTAAACTGCGCACAGGAGACCTGGGCATCCCCCCTAACCCTGAGGACAG GTCCCCTTCCCCTGAGCCCATCTACAATAGTGAGGGGAAGAGGCTTAACACTCGCGAGTTCCGCACCCGCAAGAAACTTGAGGAGGAACGGCATAATCTCATCACGGAAATGGTTGCCCTCAACCCTGATTTCAAGCCTCCTGCGGATTACAA acCTCCAGCAACACGTGTGAGCGATAAAGTCATGATCCCACAAGATGAGTATCCAGAAATCAATTTTGTGGGGCTGCTGATTGGGCCAAG AGGGAACACCTTGAAGAACATAGAGAAGGAGTGTAATGCCAAGATCATGATCCGGGGGAAGGGTTCTGTGAAAGAAGGAAAAGTTGGGCGCAAAGATGGCCAGATGCTGCCGGGAGAAGATGAGCCACTTCACGCCCTGGTCACTGCCAATACCATggagaatgtgaagaaagcaGTAGAACAG ATAAGAAACATTCTGAAGCAGGGTATCGAGACTCCTGAGGACCAGAATGACCTACGGAAGATGCAACTTCGAGAGTTGGCTCGCTTGAATGGGACCCTTCGGGAAGATGATAACAG GATCTTAAGACCCTGGCAGAGCTCTGAGACCCGCAGCATTACCAATACCACAGTGTGCACCAAGTGTGGAGGGGCTGGCCACATTGCTTCCGATTGCAAGTTCCAAAG GCCTGGTGACCCCCAGTCAGCTCAGGATAAAGCGCGGATGGATAAAGAATACTTGTCCCTCATGGCTGAACTGGGGGAGGCACCTGTGCCCGCATCTGTGGGCTCCACCTCTGGGCCTGCCACCACACCACTGGCCAGTGCACCTCGGCCTGCTGCTCCCGCCAACAACCCACCTCCGCCG TCTCTCATGTCCACTACCCAGAGCCGCCCACCCTGGATGAATTCCGGCCCGTCAGAGAGTCGGCCCTACCATGGCATGCATGGAGGTGGCCCTGGTGGGCCCGGAGGTGGTCCCCACAGCTTCCCACACCCGCTGCCCAGCCTCACAGGTGGGCATGGTGGACATCCCATGCAGCACAACCCTAATGGACCCCCGCCCCCCTGGATGCAGCCCCCACCACCACCGATGAACCAGGGCCCCCACCCACCTGGGCACCATGGCCCTCCTCCAATGGGTAA ATCAGTACCTGGGAAGTACGCCTGTGGGCTCTGGGGTCTATCGCCTGCATCAAGGAAAAG GTATGATGCCGCCGCCACCTATGGGCATgatgccgccgccgccgccgcctcccagTGGGCAGCCTCCGCCCCCTCCCTCTGGTCCTCTTCCcccgtggcagcagcagcagcagcagcctccgcCACCCCCTCCGCCCAGCAGCAGTATGGCTTCCAGTACCCCCTTGCCATGGCAGCAAA ATACGACGACTACCACCACGAGCGCTGGCACAGGGTCCATCCCGCCATGGCAACAGCAGCAGGCGGCTGCCGCAGCTTCTCCAGGAGCCCCTCAGATGCAAGGCAACCCCACTATGgtgcccctgcccccaggggTCCAGCCGCCTCTGCCGCCCGGGGCCCCTCCCCCTCCGCCGCCTCCGCCGCCTGGTTCCGCCGGCATGAT GATCCCTCCCCGCGGCGGCGATGGCCCGAGCCATGA